Part of the Bicyclus anynana chromosome 3, ilBicAnyn1.1, whole genome shotgun sequence genome is shown below.
agttctaaatatttttgacccagaactaccaatatacatttatacagacgctagtataaagggtgtaggagcggttttgaaacaaaaagataaaaatgaggatataagaccagttgcttatttctcaaaaaagttaactgaaactcaaaaaaagaagaaagctatatatctagagtgcctagcaataaaagaatctataaaatattggcaacactggcttatgggaaaagaatttattgtatattcagatcataaaccattagaaaacatgaacattaaatcaaggactgatgaggaactaggagatttgatgtattatttatctcaatataatttcaagataaaatataacccaggaaaatccaaccaggaagccgactgcttaagcagaaacccagttttagaaccacacgaaaacagagatgattgtttaaaagttgtaaatttaataagtctacaagatataaagaatgaccaatatagaaatcaagacctacaaaaacaaaaacttattaagagaaatggaatttactacaaaaagaataaaagacgggaaaagattatattatcagaagagatgagcataaatcttataaaagatgttcacgttagttattgtcacattgggaggacccagatgataaataaattaacaccattttatacagcaaaaaatttcatcaaaaacattaaagaaatgtgtgatgaatgtgaaacttgtattaaaaacaaatcaaggaagaaatcaaaatatggtttaatgtctcatttaggtcctgcaacacaaccttttcacattgtatcaattgataccattggcggttttggaggatcacgatcaacaaaaaaatacttacatcttttagttgatcatttcacaagatatgcttatatttctacatcaaagacacaaagctccacagattttattaaactaatgaaaaatgttacagaaacttacaaagtagatatggtattaacagaccagtaccctggtatcaattccaaggaattcaaagaatttctgaaccaggaaaatataaaaatgattttcactgctgtggatacacctttttcaaatggacttaatgaaaggctaaatcaaacattagtcaataaaataaggtgtaagattaatgaaaatcagaataaaacagcatggagtacaattgcgcaaaaatgtgtagaaaaatataatgaaacagaacacactgttacgaaatttgctccaaaataccttttacaaggaaaaaatgtgaatattttgccaaatgaactgaaatcaagatacactaaagacgatctagaaagagacagaaaactagctctggaaaacacactaaaatctcacaattataataaaaaaatattcgaccagaataggcaagaatatagattgaaaataggagatagagtatatgtagaaaacggaaatcgtttaaatagaaagaaaaccgatgaattaagaattggaccgttcaaaattgtacaaaggatttccaattcaatctatgaagttgataccggccacaaaaaagcggaatcaaacttttatcatatcacaaaactgtatcctgttcttaatgagagaacaattataaattagagaacattatttagataaagttcttttttaagggggggagatgtaaaaagaaaacctctttaatattatttctttttggtaatttactttattttttcatgacattgtcacatttgaaatattcgatatattattattgacttaacagcaaaatattaaattttttattaaaatataaactaaatgtaaataatagcgttgaatgttgtttttatattttatttataggtaagttttagtttagtatttaattttataatttaatgtaaaatattgtaaataacaattatattttatttatagaaacacaatcaagcttttattagtactatcacatttatgtgaaataattatcattatataaattaagagtatgctaatagtaaagcaattttgtaaaagtaacaaggtatctgcgatcattactttcggatctacagggatttaaagggtcagatttgcggcgttgccgcggatccctgaaaaacgccccatacaaaatggtacgatcttatgacgtcgtaggcaattaatgatcgttagatttgtatgggcgtttaaacaaaattactaatatctttgttatttctgcatttatgtttatgattcatgtattaaaaaatgttacttttaatgtaaggaagctaaaactgtatgaattttcatctaattacgataaaatatttttagtagattttgaaattttataatcttatttattttgcaaatatccagtgaatctttgctttttatgtataaattagttaacattgaccttatttacccgaatctactacataaaaataagtcgggttttccttcctgacgctataactccagaacgcactaaccgatttccacggttttgcattcgttggaaaggtctcgggctccgtgaagtttatagcaaagaaaattcagaaaaaggtaggggtagttgaaagtttacatcgagtttcacgcggacgaagtcgcgggcgtccgctagtgtatcataaaaatcaatatattcaaacctagtcatcatccccattacattttttttctactgtGTTGCAGGCCAAAAAAAGGGATTCCATTAGCCATTGTTTTGGCCTGTAACACTTTTATGTCTATAAACTAtaacaataaacatttaatgTATGGCGTGGAAAATAGTATTAGGTACATAAGTGGCGCAGCATAGAGAAATTGATGACACTGATAAAGTTGTAAATTAAAACGACAGCTCATCTAGAGGCTaagaaataggtaggtattaattaatttgatacaGGCATATACCTACAAGTTGAAATTGTGGAAACATTTGTTTTATTAGGTGGTAACTAAACCAAATTATTGGCATAttggtaaacaaaaaacataccCCAGCCGGGAAAATCACGGAATATTGAATTCTCTGGAATAAGCTTgtcattttttagttttgaacaCTGCGTAGGTGCCTTAAATGAACACACctatagtgtaaaaatatagTACACTAATAAACTCCTTACATAATTGGACTATAAATTACTGTTAATAAAGTccattttcttataatacaaacacataaaccTACGTCTTCATATTTGAGGATACGCGGGTCACGCCCCCTTGGTCCTTCTATTGCTGAAGCGATAGCTTTCTACATTCTGtggtgttaataataatagatatgcaGTTCAGTGAGTTGGCATTAACATAGAGGAGTTGAAGTTTGCCGCCACCTATACAAAGTTCGTGGGATCAACGatcaaatagtttttatttttgtggaaTTTTCTAGGTGAACTTACCACAGTTAGAAACATGACCGGATATTTGTTCTGCTTGTTTCTAGCCATGGTGCAAATGTCGGGATTGAAACAGGAAAGTACGATCCGACGCTGCCCAGCATGTTTCAAAACAACTTCCAGAACCTGCAAATATACcttactttaatataataaactaaagGACACCTGCAAGTTCGACTGCGTGAATTCTTcatgaaccatggattttccgatATGAAATGTTAAACCAAGCTAGTGTTGCCATCCAGACCTCTCCTTCTCTATGACGTCATTTCCTCTACACCCCTGCACTACGTGGGCGAGGACGcaactaagggttcatttacacgagaggcagctctaccgacgaccgcagtagactctcggcggcggtcgactcgacggcggtcgccgactgcaATCGACTCCCATTGGCTGCCGCTTGTAACATAGTGGCTAACAATGTCTGTTACAGGGTTAATATGTTCCTAatagaaaataaactttaaacacACATTAATGGCCCGAGTTCTGATCAACAATTGCGATCAGATTATACTGCCTGCTGTCTGTGCAGTGCTAGTTACATACATACTTCAAAGAGCATACtgcatactttttattttttatttaatgtttattaccttATCAACATAAGTGTTCATATCAAAAGGATTGTTCAGTTCAAAGGTACCATCATTCATCTCCATGGTCCACTTTAGCTCAATATTGAAGCCCACATGTTCATCCAGAGTTTTTAATGCTTCTTCTAAAGTAGGGAAGGGTTGGTGTTCTTCAAGATCTTCATCAAAGAACAAAATCTCATGGTTACGCCCTTCAACTAGATGGTACACCTAAAAAGATGTCTATGGTAAATTCTTTTAGAAAAAACATGTTTAAACATTTCTGTAATTATTTAATCACTCAGTTAAGTATGTTGAGCACAGACTGCCTTAAAACTTAAAGATGAACTACTTGTATAACTTATAGTTTGATTTAAATAGAAAAGGCCTTAACAAAGAGTAGTTGTGGAACCCTGGGAATTTTTCATTGCatccttagttttaatttaactaaataaattaaataaattagttgtTAACATGacaaggtttttttatttatatcactaAGTAATtcactttattaaaataaatatacaaatgtaaataaaaattaaataacaaaataattatacactTAAATTAAATCTGTCAAAATAGAATAACTCAGCAATATGATTTTCCAAAGAACTTATGTAAGTTtaacatgaaataaaaataatattatagcgTGTACTGTGTGGCTTGGTCGCATGATACCTTCAGTTTCTGGAGATGCTCCAAGGTCAAGTCTTTGACTGGCAACTCGAGCATCTCAGTGAAGTCAACTTCCTTCTTTCTTTTCATTGAAATACACACATGAAAGTCATGATATATGACCGGTATCATGTCTTTACTGAGCTGCACGTCAAACTCCAGCATGTCTGCCCCACTGGCAGCTGCCTTTTTAAGGGAAGCTATTGTGTTTTCACGAATGGCATTTCCcctgaaatttttaaaactggaGCACAGAACTACAAGGCCTCTCCTGCCTCATTAGTACATGAATATTGCTGAtaagaaacaataataattttatgaataacaTTATGAATACATATGTATTGGAAGTAATATTAGCTGTTattaaaacactatttaaagTACACATACTTACTCTTTGGTTTTAAAGCTAGCACCTAACCCTCTGTGGCCGACTTCCAATCCTGTCCATGTCGGATCCCAATGTTTGGCATAAGATACCTCCAAGTTACAAAGGCTGTCTTCCATAGGACAAATTATAAGATATTCAAAGTTAACAGTGCCCAGGGGCCTGTGTTTTACATTACATGTTACGGGTAGTTCCAGACAACCTTCAGAAGGTTTAAACATATTAGGAAGGACATATGTATATCCAATGTGGCAAGGCGGATCTTCGATTGAAGCTCGAGTGCTGTAGGAATAGAAGTCTATCAAATAAGCGAGTCCCTTTGGGTTAGGAGCATAGACATTGACCAAGAGAACTCCATCTTTTTTATACTCTCGACCAAACTGTTCCTGTGGCTGCAGGTTGCAGAGAGCAGGGTCATTGTCAAGTGTGGCCACTTCCACAAATACACCCATCGGAACCACTACATCCATAGTGTCGGTACTCAAGGAGGAATCTTCCACATGAGGCTCATTTCCAAAAGACAACTGCACTGGTGTAACTTTGATGTTCATGAGCCTGCCACTCAATCGACTCTTCAATTTCCAAGGGTTATTCATAAATTTGAATTGCACTAAAGTCTGTGTGGTGAGCCATCCTCTGCAGACCCTATGTTTGCCATCATATTCACCAAATATGTCAGTGGCAGGTACTATGACATTTTCTTTGATAACTCTTGGCCTAATATTAGTTTCCCACCTTCGCACAACTGTATCACCATTTTCTTCATTTATAAGACATATTGCATATCGGTAAAAGACATCACAAGTATTAGGAatgattacagtttttgtcCATATGTTTCTTTCTTCTGTGTAATCCAAGACCACACATTTCTTATAATTCCATTCACCAAGCTCTGGGGTGCTTCCTGTTAAGACAACCTTCTCCTTGGCTCCAATATTTGGAACACAAACACTAAATGCCCATTCTTGGGACAAAATTTCTGGCTGTTCAGGCTGTTTTTTTAGAGACATTTTTCTtggaactttaattttttgctttttacgATCTACTAAAAAAAACCACCGTTGCATAATCTGCTAAATACGGCGTAAAATaacacaaatttatttttagttcgacagtaacaaatattatttttaaattaataaaaaattttaagtgaccaaaaattaaataatattatttgatgaTGTAATTCACATTGTCGATATTTGATGTCATAAACTGTTTTGTCATTTTCACTTTATTAATGCACAAGTCACAAAGAACATTACAGAATTAAggttttaacaaaaacaattttctgATCATGGGCTGCTTAAATTCTGCCAAACTGTCAGTGTCAAGGTGTCAAGTGTCACGGTCACACGGTGTCAAGTGGGTGTCAACTGTCAACACTGACACCCATGACGGCACAGATGATAGTAGCTGTTTGCTAACCGTTTGTGATATGCATTGCCACAAAGTTCTGTCAAAAGAAAGAATCGATAGGGACTGATAAAGATGAATCGAAATGGGTAAATACCGATTATGAATTATTATGGTTCTAGTTATTAGCTTAATCGATAAAAATCAGAATAACTTGGTTGGCGTGGCCGTGGtcagtttgaaaaaaaaacaagactgaaaaaaaaatggctaCGTTAAAAGTCATTGAATAGCGAATCGCCATGTCTCGTATCTCATGACTTTACCTAGAGTATGTTAAAGTTATACTCTATTTTTGAAAGAATGCAACGGTCACTAACTCACTAAATTGTGTCTATTACTTTCTATGTCTAGGTAATATATATAAGCCTATGTGAGGTTCAACAAGGCTACGAGTTAGAACTCAGAGCcaagttaatatataaaaaaattcatttgacATTTCTGTCAGTGTGCTAAAATGACATTTAACTTGTAAATGTCACacattaaaaattcttaaaaatgtATTCTGGTCTGATTTTCtcctttaaaatttaatatatatttattaaaaagtggtatGCTGTAATAATTCCAAGGTTCGGTGGAATCAATGTTAATTATTACTCAATTTATGTCAAAAATCAATGACGGCAGAGGTATCAGAATGTTAATTTCTTTTGTTGCAGATACTATGGGCATTATAAGTCATACCAGCGGTTCGGCATTCTCTTTACGCGTTTCAATTCGTGCTTGAAGAGTgataatgtattattaaatataactttatctGTACTGTTAAATAATGGGTAACCAGAACAGTTGTTGTTGTTACCGGAGTCCTTCGCCGATCAGGAAAGATATAGTGAAGCTTGAAGACTACCTTCCGGAGGGCGAAGTCAGTTCCAACAATATCCAACACATCAGCGAGAGAGAACCTGATGACGGGGACATTGACCCTTCCCAGGATCCTATTGCAGGTACAATTTTTATGGAACGGTCCAAAGCATCAATTGAGAATGGTATTACACGTAAGCGTAGTCAACATCAGATAGctgagaataaattaaaaaaaagcagttCCTGTTCTACTATATATCTAGATGATAGCACTGTGTCCCAGCCTAATTTGAAAAACACAGTGAAATGTGTTGCACTAGCAATATATTATCACATAAAGAATAGAACTTCAGAACGTAGGCTGgatatatttgatgaaaaacTGCATCCATTGAGTAAAGAAGGAGTaagtgatgattatgataagtATAACCCTGAACACAAGCAAATTTACAAATTTGTAAGAACTCTATTTAATGCTGCTCAATTGACTGCCGAGTGTGCCATCATTACTTTGGTATACTTAGAAAGGCTTCTTATTTGTGCTGAGCTAGACATTGCCCCTTCAAACTGGAAAAGAATAGTTCTGGGAGCCATTTTGCTTGCAAGTAAAGTCTGGGATGATCAGGCAGTTTGGAATGTTGATTATTGTCAAATATTGAAGGACATCACTGTGGAAGATATGAATGAACTAGAAAGACAATTTTTAGAAATGctacaatttaatattaatgtgcCCTCAAGTGTATATGCAAAATACTACTTTGACTTGCGTACTCTTGCAGAAGCTAATGATTTAGCTTTCCCTAGTGAACCTTTGAGCAAAGAAAGAGCACAAAAATTGGAGGCTATGTCGAGAGTAATGGAGGACAAAATATCTGCAGAATTGGTTAAAAATGGTATTAAAAAATGGTCAAGTTTAGACAATGTCAATTCTGGTGCAGGGATAAGACGTAGTGTGGCCATAttatcttaaattattatttatgagccTTTGGTATTTAGTTTGATATCAGAGGTTTTACAATATATGGATCTTTTGTATTTGGAATATTTTCACCAATGTTGAATTGGTACTATGCATGGGTACAGAACATAAAAACCATAATTTACAAAGAATGTTTTTAAGGAGTTGCCAAATATCAAGTTGAAGTATATGTTGTGTATACTGTCCCGAGTGAAGTAAGAGAATTAATTGTAGTATATTGTGCACAAATACCAGGGAATTGTATGGGAGTAATAATAGTCATTCTATACAAGGTTTCAGTCatcgtttaatattaattattattattgatagttcTTAAAATGAAAGACTTGCAAAATGAGGtccaatattttttgtatatccaTATTTGTTGTTTTGCTACTTAATTCTTATACATAACTTATGTTTCCCTTTTCTTTATTGGcttaaattttagtttatggTAGTTGTAACTTTGAAGCACTAATAAGAAATAGTTGGCTTCCAAAACTATGCTGCTTAGTATTAACTTAGTCTTCTATTAGAATGTACAAGTGCATTTGACTGAAAAAAGATCTTGTGATTGTTGTATGAATGCTTTAGtcaacttttattatatttttagttttaacagTTATTGCATTTAGGCTTTGAcatagttataattatatataaaaataattatataaacttatgccaaattattttataatcaaataatgatgaatattaatttacagATAACTGTATTATTATGCtcgaaaaataattttcatgtgaaagatacaatatttatatttcattatacaatattataggAATTGATTAAGTTGAACTATTATAAAAGCAATTAACATTTTGTGAATAAGTTATGCAGTCCATACTTTATGTATCATTAATGTACCTAATTAagcaaaataaacattttatatgagactttcaattgatatttttgttttctttacatGCTTTAATCCACTTCTAATATaacatttatgtaatttttttatacatatatataaatattttacactaCATACACTTAAAATATTGAGACAGCAGTTGTCAGCTAC
Proteins encoded:
- the LOC112058257 gene encoding glycerophosphocholine phosphodiesterase GPCPD1 isoform X2 translates to MQRWFFLVDRKKQKIKVPRKMSLKKQPEQPEILSQEWAFSVCVPNIGAKEKVVLTGSTPELGEWNYKKCVVLDYTEERNIWTKTVIIPNTCDVFYRYAICLINEENGDTVVRRWETNIRPRVIKENVIVPATDIFGEYDGKHRVCRGWLTTQTLVQFKFMNNPWKLKSRLSGRLMNIKVTPVQLSFGNEPHVEDSSLSTDTMDVVVPMGVFVEVATLDNDPALCNLQPQEQFGREYKKDGVLLVNVYAPNPKGLAYLIDFYSYSTRASIEDPPCHIGYTYVLPNMFKPSEGCLELPVTCNVKHRPLGTVNFEYLIICPMEDSLCNLEVSYAKHWDPTWTGLEVGHRGLGASFKTKEGNAIRENTIASLKKAAASGADMLEFDVQLSKDMIPVIYHDFHVCISMKRKKEVDFTEMLELPVKDLTLEHLQKLKVYHLVEGRNHEILFFDEDLEEHQPFPTLEEALKTLDEHVGFNIELKWTMEMNDGTFELNNPFDMNTYVDKVLEVVLKHAGQRRIVLSCFNPDICTMARNKQNKYPVMFLTVGITEKYQPYRDPRCLSIPAAVQNAISSDILGIVAHTEDLLRDPTQVKLAKDAGLVIFCWGDDNNDKNTIMKLKEMGLHAVIYDKLDQYITKEVKDRAAPSNSNE
- the LOC112058258 gene encoding cyclin-Y-like protein 1; its protein translation is MGNQNSCCCYRSPSPIRKDIVKLEDYLPEGEVSSNNIQHISEREPDDGDIDPSQDPIAGTIFMERSKASIENGITRKRSQHQIAENKLKKSSSCSTIYLDDSTVSQPNLKNTVKCVALAIYYHIKNRTSERRLDIFDEKLHPLSKEGVSDDYDKYNPEHKQIYKFVRTLFNAAQLTAECAIITLVYLERLLICAELDIAPSNWKRIVLGAILLASKVWDDQAVWNVDYCQILKDITVEDMNELERQFLEMLQFNINVPSSVYAKYYFDLRTLAEANDLAFPSEPLSKERAQKLEAMSRVMEDKISAELVKNGIKKWSSLDNVNSGAGIRRSVAILS
- the LOC112058257 gene encoding glycerophosphocholine phosphodiesterase GPCPD1 isoform X1, with protein sequence MQRWFFLVDRKKQKIKVPRKMSLKKQPEQPEILSQEWAFSVCVPNIGAKEKVVLTGSTPELGEWNYKKCVVLDYTEERNIWTKTVIIPNTCDVFYRYAICLINEENGDTVVRRWETNIRPRVIKENVIVPATDIFGEYDGKHRVCRGWLTTQTLVQFKFMNNPWKLKSRLSGRLMNIKVTPVQLSFGNEPHVEDSSLSTDTMDVVVPMGVFVEVATLDNDPALCNLQPQEQFGREYKKDGVLLVNVYAPNPKGLAYLIDFYSYSTRASIEDPPCHIGYTYVLPNMFKPSEGCLELPVTCNVKHRPLGTVNFEYLIICPMEDSLCNLEVSYAKHWDPTWTGLEVGHRGLGASFKTKEGNAIRENTIASLKKAAASGADMLEFDVQLSKDMIPVIYHDFHVCISMKRKKEVDFTEMLELPVKDLTLEHLQKLKVYHLVEGRNHEILFFDEDLEEHQPFPTLEEALKTLDEHVGFNIELKWTMEMNDGTFELNNPFDMNTYVDKVLEVVLKHAGQRRIVLSCFNPDICTMARNKQNKYPVMFLTVGITEKYQPYRDPRCLSIPAAVQNAISSDILGIVAHTEDLLRDPTQVKLAKDAGLVIFCWGDDNNDKNTIMKLKEMGLHAVIYDKLDQYITKEVKESIFLMEARESQRDIMRLAALDAPPPSESSSSTHSAGDSATRPFLDLAVRHRAGVPSTVTSLESLASSIDIRDEPDKNLKRNRDIIMTIDKESQVKEQRGTFKGLFSAGTRDQGDASKGSPKKSRVDNL